CTGATCCCGGTGTGGGTGGAGGTTTGTTGTCGGGTATTTCTTTTCTGTACCCCAATGATGCTATAGATCTCGATGATCGCATTGCTCCCTTGCCTCAGGATGGCAGTGTCCCTGGTGCTCCCGGTTGGAAGTGGCTGCATACGCCAGGACATACACCTGGTCATGTATCGCTTTTTCATGAGCGAAGACGGCTGCTGGTGGCTGGGGATGCTTTTATTACGGTGAAGCAGGAAGCGGCACTGACTGTTATTTTACAGGAAAAAGAAATTTCACAGAAAAAAGAAATACACGGGCCGCCTGCATATTTTACGACAGATTGGCAGGCTGCGCAGCGCTCAGTGGCAATGCTGGCTGGTTTGAAGCCTGAAATTGCGGTTACAGGACACGGTCATTCCATGCATGGAATGGAGCTGAGAAATCAGCTGGAGCGACTGGCCGCAGATTTTGAGCGCATCGCGGTACCCAAACAGGGACGGTATGTGTAATGATGTGAGAAGTGCGATGCTTTGCGGGGCATCGTTTTTTTGTGGTGACGTGGAATTTTTTTGCTGAGCATGGTATAGTCAAGCCAAAAGCAAAACGCTTTCATTAATCATCGTCATTTCATCAAGGAGGATTTTTGATGACACAACAGCATGCTGCAATTGGTGATCTTTATTACGGAATCCCCGCCATTCGTCTTAAATTTGGGCGGTATGAAGCGGTAGCCTTGCCGGGAAACGGTGCGAATCTGATTTCTTTTCGTGACAATGAAACGGGATATTCTTTTTTGCGTGAGCCGGATGCCGACAGCATAGGGGCTTTTAAACAAAACCCGTCGGTTTATGGAATTCCTTTTTTGTACCCTCCGAATCGGTATGAGGACGGGAAATTCCTGTGGAATGGAGTTACATATGAGCTGCCGATTAATGAAGAGAAGACCCATAATCATTTGCACGGCTTTTTACACACCGTTCGGTGGGAAGTTGAGGACTATGGCTCCGGGGAGCAGGGCAGCTATGTGGTAATGAATCAGCATGTCAGGGAAGGGCATCCCATGTTCCGATACTTGCCGTTTACCTTCACGATGAAGCTGACGTACACGCTGGACGAATTTGGCCTACAACAGCGTTATGTGATCCATAACGAGGGTGATCAACCGATTCCTAACTTGTTTGCCTTTCACACGGCGATTCGGGTTCCGTTCGTACCCGATAGCTCGCCTGAGGACTACAAGATTAAGGTCACGATCGGTGAACGTCGTGAGCTGACGGAACGGTTGCTGGCTACAGGACAGTTCCAGCCTTTATCGCCGGAAGAGGAATTGCTGAAGACGACGGGAGTTAGTCCTTATTTTGCTTCTATGGATAATCATTACACGGCAGTTCCACAAAATGGACGCAACTACATGGAACTGTCACACAGCAAGACAGGTGCTACCCTCGTATATGATGTAGGCACAGCCTATAAGCATTGGATGATCTGGAACAACAAAGCGAACAAGGAATTTATTTGTCCTGAGCCGCAAATGAACATGATCAATGCACCGAATCGTACGGATTTGCCTGCGGAAGACATCGGGTTGATTGCACTGGCGCCGGGTCATATTTTTGAAACAACCAGTCGTCTGTATTGTGTTACACCTAAATAAATCGAAATCCTAGCATTACTGTATCGGATAAGTCTGCATCGTGTCTAACGGTGCAGGCTTTATTTGGATGGATGAAAAGCTGAAGGTGATGAGTTGCAAAATGTGAAGCAGTCATAGTATGATACGAAACAGGAGATGATCAGATGAATGATGGTATGGTGCCTTTTCAAGCCGTCAAACGCAAGCAAATTGCTGATGAAGTGGCTGAACAGCTGCAACGAAAAATAACAGCTGGTGAATGGAGCATAGGTACAAGGATTCCAACAGAGCCTGAGCTCATGAAGCTCTTTGGGGTTGGGCGATCCACAGTGCGTGAAGCGGTTAGCGTTCTGGTGCATGCCGGTCTATTAGAGAAAAAACAAGGACATGGAACCTTTGTCTGCCAACCGACGACCTCTCAGGAGCCATTGGATTACCGTCTAAGCCGTGCTGAAATCATCGAGGTTTATGAGGTGCGAAGTGTATTGGAGCTAGAGATTGCCAGATTGGCTGCCTTACGCCGTAATGACGAGGATTTACGTTTGATGCGGGAGGCACTGGACCGTCGTGCAGCGACATTGGCCGCTGGAGATATGAACGGGTATCTGGATGCGGATATCACTTTTCACTTGGCTGTTGCCGGGGCTACACGCAATAAAGTGCTTACAGACGTATATCGCAGCTTTGTAGAGGCGATTCGAAAGGCGCTGAACAATCTCGTTACCGATCCGGCAATGCCAAACCATTTTACATTACAGCATGAGAAAATATATGAAGCGATCCGGGATCAGGATGGCAAGGCTGCTGAGCTGTATAGCATTCAACATTTGGACGGTACCAAGCTGGAACTGCAAAAGCTTATGGCTAGTTCATAATTTTTTTAATCTTAAACATCTGATGATCGGATGAATAAGATATTCTGTAAACTATTTTTTGAGCATCTCCTAAAACTAAAGCAAAGGTGGTATCTGTATGCGCAAAATATGGGTGTTGGACACAACATTAAGAGATGGGGAACAATCACCGGGAGTTAGCCTGACCAGCACAGAAAAGGTGGAAATTGCCCTTCAGCTTCAAAAGTTGGGCGTAGATCGGATTGAGACCGGTTTTCCGGCTACCTCGCCTGGTGAGATATCCAGCATGCAGGAGATTGCCAAACAGGTTACCCAGGCCACACTGGTTGGTTTTGCACGCTCCAAAGAACAGGATATTGATGCGGTGAGAGAGGCGCTGCGGGGAGCCGAGGATGCCTGTCTTCATTTGTTCCTGGCCACCTCACCTATTCACCGCCAACATAAGCTGCGAATGGATAAGGAGAAGGTATTAGAGACCGCTGCCGCTGCCATTCGTTATGGACGCAAATATTTTAGCAAGGTAGAATTTTCGGCGGAGGATGCCAGTCGTACCGAGCTGGACTTTATTTGTGAGGTCGTGGATATGGCGATCCGCGCAGGGGCGACAGTCGTCAATTTGCCGGATACGGTGGGATATGCCTCGCCCGATCAGTTCGGTGAAATGTTCAGAGTCGTCAAACAGCAAGTGCATAGCATCGAAAAAATACAGCTCAGCACACATTGTCATGATGATCTTGGAATGGCTACAGCCAACACACTGGCGGCTATCCGTAACGGTGTAGACCAATTTGAAGGGACCATCAATGGCATCGGTGAGCGGGCAGGAAATACACCGATTGAGGAGGTTGTACTGGCGCTTGATACCCGAAAAGAGCTATATCAGGCACATACAAGTCTGGTGCTGGAAGAGCTGTATGCTACCAGTCGGCTGGTAAGCAAACGCACAGGAATGTCTGTCCCCGGAAACAAGGCCATCGTTGGAGCCAATGCTTTCTCGCATGAGTCCGGTATCCACCAGGACGGTATGCTTAAGGAGCGTACAACGTACGAGATTGTCTCGCCCGAGCGCATTGGTGTGAAGACGAGCAAGCTTGTGCTGGGCAAGCATTCGGGTCGACATGCGTTTAAAGAAAAGCTGGCGGACATGGGGTTTGATGCTCTTACAGAGGAGCAGCTTCAGGAGGCGTTCCATAAATTCAAAGCCTTGACCGACAAGAAAAAACAGGTGTTGGATGAAGATCTGTTTGTCCTGATGGACGAAAGCCGCGATGTCTCTCCACGGATTTACACCCTGGACTCCATTCAAGTATCCTATGGCAATCAATCTGTTCCGGTAGCGTCTATTCGGTTGAGTAAGCAAGACGGAACCGCAATTGATGAAGTAGCGATGGGGAACGGTTCTGTAGATGCTATTTTCAACGCTATAGATAAGGCGAGTGGTGAAGAGGTGGAGTTGGAGGATTATTCAATCCAGTCTGTAACGTATGGCAAGGATGCACAGGGGGAAGTACATGCCATTCTAAGGCAAGGAGAGTACACGGCTCGAGGAAGAGGTACAAGTACAGATATTTTGGAAGCTAGTGCTAAAGCCTATATCGATGCACTGAACAAGCTGTTGGGCAGAAAAAAAGTCTATGCCAGAGGTAATATCACCATTAGCTGACTTAGAGATCAGGCTGGTAGTCGATATTCTTTTCCTCCTCCGATCTTATCGTAAAAAAGCGCTTGCAAAATAAATGATATCATTTGAAATATAATGTATAATAGGCAAAGAAGATCACGATATTTTGTCTGAATTACATAAGCCAAGAGGAGGAAATGAATTGAACTACCGCATCGAAAAGGATACGTTGGGCGAAATCAAGGTACCGGCAGACCGTCTATGGGGCGCGCAAACACAGCGAAGCAAGGAAAATTTCCCGATTGGTTCGGAGAAAATGCCATTAGAGGTTATTCAGGCGTTTGCGGTGCTCAAAAAGAGTGCAGCGATCAGCAACTATAAGCTGGGCAAGCTGTCACAGGAAAAGCAGGACGCCATTATTTACGCAGCGGATGAAATTCTCGCTGGACGAGTTAATGACCATTTCCCGCTAGTTGTATGGCAGACGGGGAGCGGTACGCAGTCCAATATGAATGTGAACGAAGTCATTGCTCATCTGGGAAGCCAATGGTTGCAAGAGCAGGGAAAAGATACGAAGCTGCATCCCAATGACGATGTGAATATGTCGCAAAGCTCAAATGATACGTTTCCCACGGCGCTTCATGTGGCAGGCGTCATTGCAGTTGAGGAGCGCTTGCTGCCTGCCATTGACAAGCTGAAAGAAACCTTCCAACAGAAGTCAGAGCAATTTAAGGATATTATTAAAATCGGACGTACTCATCTACAGGATGCAACGCCGCTCACACTGGGTCAGGAAATCAGTGGCTGGACTGCCATGCTGGACAAGAGCAAGCGAATGATCATCGACACGGTTCAATATATGAAGGAGCTGGCGATTGGTGGTACTGCTGTAGGTACAGGTATTAACGCCCATCCAGAGTTCGGTACCCGAACCTCTGCCGAAATTTCCAGCATCACTGGCAAAACGTTCACTTCTGCACCGAATAAGTTTCATGCACTCACCAGCCATGATGAGGTTGTAGCCGTACACGGGGCAATCAAAGCGCTTGCCGCTGATCTGATGAAGATCGCCAATGATGTCCGCTGGCTGGCAAGTGGCCCACGCAGCGGCTTGGGTGAAATTACGATTCCTGCGAACGAGCCAGGCAGCTCGATCATGCCAGGCAAGGTAAATCCGACCCAGAGCGAGGCGCTGACAATGGTTGTTACGCAGGTTATGGGTAATGATGCAGCGATTGGCTTTGCTGCGAGTCAGGGTAATTTTGAGCTGAACGTGTTTAAGCCGGTTATTATTTATAATTTCCTGCAGTCCGTGAATCTGCTAGCCGATTCGATTGTGGCGTTTAATGATAACTGTGCGATCGGCATCGAGCCGGATCTCGCTAAAATTGAGCACAATTTGAACAATTCGCTGATGCTGGTGACGGCATTGAATCCATATATCGGATATGAGAATGCTGCCAAAATTGCCAAGCTTGCGCACGCGGAGGGACTGTCTCTCAAAGAAGCGGCTCTTCGTAGCGGTCTGCTGACCGAGGAACAGTTTGACCAGTATGTCGTACCGGCTCAAATGATTCAGCCTAAAGCATAAAGCGCGACGCGTGTCGCAGCTAAGTCTATAAAAAACATACATCCAGCTCATGGAGTGCTATTTTAGCACAGATCGTGAGCTGGATTTTTTCGATTTCTAAACATTTTTTGATCAGAAATTAGTATTCTGCATGATTTGAGGGTATATAGATAGAAGGCGAAAAATGAACATCTATTTTCAAGATAGGAGAAGCCGTATGGAACAAACAACCGTAATTAATTTTATTGTGCTTTTGCTGTCCGGCTTACTGCTGGTCGGTGTTCTGACCACTAAGTTTTCCAGTCGTTTCGGTATGCCTGCACTTGTTTTGTTTATTGCTGTTGGCATGGTGCTCAGTCAGTTTATTTATTTTGATAATGCCTTTATTACGCAGCTGGTGGGTATTCTCGCACTGATTGTGATCTTGTTTGAAGGCGGGATGCAGACGAAGTTTGCAGATATTAAGCCGGTAATTCGACCTGCGTTGTCATTATCAACGCTGGGGGTCATGATTACGACTGTAGTTGTTGGCGTCTGTGCCAAGTTTATTTTAGGCGTAGGCTGGATGGAATCCATGCTGTTCGGCGCTATTGTGGGATCGACGGATGCAGCGGCTGTGTTTTCCGTTTTGGGTGGTAAAAATATCAAGAAACGAATTACCTCTACGCTCGAAGCGGAATCCGGCAGCAATGACCCGATGGCTGTATTTCTTACAGTTACGTTGATTGAGCTGATCCATCACCCTGAGCAATCCATTTGGATACATATTTTATTGTTTTTATGGGAAATGGGCTTTGGTCTGGTTATTGGTTTTGCACTTGGACGCTTAGGCGTATACGCCATTAATAAAATGAATTTTGAGTCATCCGGCCTGTATCCCGTGATGGCCCTGGCCTTTGCGGTCTTGACGTATGCGGCGGCCTCCTTGCTGGAAGCAAGCGGGCTGCTGGCGGTATATGTTATGGCCATCGTGCTGGGTAACTCCGACTTGACCTACAAGCGGTCCATTATTCATTTTAACAATGGCTTCGCCTGGATGGTGCAGATTATGATGTTCGTCTTGCTCGGACTACTGGTTTTCCCGGATCAGCTGCTGGGCATTGCGTGGCCAAGTTTGGCGCTTTCCGTTATCCTGATGCTGATAGCTCGCCCGATTGGTGTCTTCCTGAGTTTGCTTTTTTCCAGGTACTCAGTACGCGAAAAGACGCTGTTATCCTGGGCAGGGCTACGAGGAGCGGTCCCTATTGTACTGGCCACCTATCCTCTGCTGGATGAGATGGATGTAGGGCCCATGTTTTTTAATGTTGTATTTTTCGTCGTGCTTACCTCTGCGATTATTCAAGGTACAACCATTTCGTGGCTGGCAGTGAAGCTTGGCTTAATGGACCCTAACGAGACGTCGTCCCCTTCATTGCTGGAGTTGGTTTCTCTGGGAAAAACCACTTCGGAAATCAATCATATTCAGGTGCAAAAGGGAATGTCAATTACAGGCAGAGCGATTCAGGATATGCAGCTGCCGGATGACATTTTATTCACCGCCATTATTCGAAACGAGCAAATTATCGCCCCAAGAGGCACAACTGTGATTGAGCCGGGGGACACGTTGTATGTGCTTAGTCCCAAGCTCAAGCGACAGCAGATGAAAGAATTGTTCATGCTTCGATAACGGTCCTTCACATTTGTGTGGAGGATTTTTTTGTTGTGCTATTTTACAGCGTGATGAATCTGTTAAAAAATTGATACTATCATTCTACAAAATTAGATTATGATATTGTCGATAGATGCTGCTGTTTAATAGATAACAGTGAGTTTTAAAGATTGAAGTCACCATAACAGGAGAGATGTTGAATGAAACCGGAAATTTTGCCACAGCGTGCAGCAGCCCGCAGGCAGAAAAATAAAAAGAAGAAACGAAAAGGTAGATTCGGCCGTTTTGTGCTGCGACTTTTTATAGTTTTCCTGCTAGCAGGAATAGGGGGCGGGGCATGGTTATTTTTAACCCCTTCCGGCAAGGACATGCGCTATTTGGCTGCGGATACGCTGATTACGACTCAGCATCGCCACTGGGCGAAATATTTTATCGGTGAAGCGGAGGCGCAAAAACGTGTGGCCGAATATTCGGCTCGTTTTGAGCAGATGGGGGAGGAGAAGGACAGGCATACGATCAAGCTGCCTCTGATATCGACCAAGTTGCAGCAAACGCCGCTGGTTGAAGTGGAAGAGGTATCAGGTCGGAATTATCATGGCTACGTGACGATTGTGCATGACCCGACAAAAATCAGACTCGGGATTCCTGCCACGGTTGGCAGGGGAGAACGGGTATCCAGCATGGTCGAGCGTTTGGGGGCTGTTGCTGGCGTAAATGGCGGTGGATTTGCCGATCCCAACTGGAACGGGAATGGCTTTAAACCGATCGGTGTTGTCATTTCTCAGGGGCAGTTATACTACAACGATATGGGGAAAAATGCTTCTGCCCAAATCGTAGGTATTGACAAGCAAGGGAAAATGATTGCCGGTCATTATTCATTATCTGAATTGTCCAAAATGAATGTGCAAGAAGCAGTCACCTTTCAGCCGCGTTTAATCGTGAATGGCAAAGGTCTGATTCGAAATGCCAGTGAAGGCTGGGGAATTGCTCCTCGTACCGCAATGGGGCAAAGAGCTGACGGTGCGATTATTTTCGTGACTGTTGACGGGCGTCAGCCTGGTTACAGCATCGGTGCTAATTTGTATGATATGCAAAATATTTTACTTAAACACGGAGCAGTTATTGGTGCTAATCTGGATGGTGGATCATCGACCGTGCTCGTTAAGGATCACGCCATTGTCAATAAACCTTCTTCCGAATACGGCGAACGGTATTTGCCGACAGCGTTTCTCGTATTTGAGCATCCGGAAACCGTCAGCATCCCGAACATTTGGGCAGGACTGAATCCTAGTGACATTGACGCAGCCAAAAAGAGATAGTTTAGCAGTTGGTGTTAAAACATACAAAAAGCGTATATCGCTCGAAGTTAATTTAACTTCCCGGTACACGCTTTTTTTGATGAAATGGGTGGTTGATATTGTGATGTGCTCAAGCTTTTATTAAGCGTCATTTTCCGCTTCGAGAAACACGGAGATCAGAACGCGAGCGTTGCTTGCTCCCACGTTTTTGGCATAATGGGGAATGGCTGCTCTCCAGCTAAAGGAATCCCCCGCTTCGAGGGTAGCTGAATCCTCACCTTGCTCTACATAAACCGTGCCTTCCAAAATATAATGAATTTCATCTCCAGCATGAGCATGTTCTTCTTCTGTTGATGAGCCCGGCGGCATGTCCACCAGCATCATTTTAACGTTACCCTGACCCCCTAAATGGTCGACCTGGAGGTTGCTTTTGCCATACACCGTTTTACGGCGCTCGTCCTTGCGAATTACCTGCATTCGTTCCTCTTCTTTAAGAAGCAGAAAAGCGAGAGGGACCTTAAGCGCATTAGCAATGCTGTCCAGTGTAGCGATGGAAGGGGAAGTTTTATTGTTTTCCACCTGGCTCATAAACCCTTGTGATAGTCCGGTTCGCTCACATATTTGCTGAATGGATAAATTTTTACGTTTACGTGCAGCCCTTATGTTGCATCCTATACCCATAGAGCTTTCCCCCTTAAAAAATATAATTTATACTAATTTAATATTTATCATACCAAATATTTTGTTGACAGACCACAGTTTCATATGATAAATTCGCATTACAAAATAATTATTCCTATTACTAATAATTTGAGTTTAATTCACACAAATCTGTTGCAGCATAGATTCGAACTGTATTATTTTTTAAGCAAATTATTAGTAATATAAATTAATTATTCATATACACTTGTGAGTGTGAAAAACAAACAGAATGGAGAGATAGACATGAGTTCAGCAAGCAGAAACATTTCTACAATTATGCGAGTGGCGCTGGGGATTTTGTTTTTGGCACACGGAATCGCCAAATTCCAAATGGGGCTGGGTAATGTAGCAGGCTGGTTTTCCAGCATTGGCATTCCAGGATTTTTAGGTTATGTTGTTGCGGTGATTGAGTTGGTCGGCGGGATTGCATTAATCCTCGGATTGTTTACCCGTTATGTATCCGGAGTTTTTGTTATTTTATTAATCGGTGCGATTTTTACAGCCAAATTGTCTGGTGGATTGATGGGGAATGGTCAAGGTGCCGGCTATGAGCTGGATATTGCTTTTATTCTGGTAGCTCTTCATCTGGTTTTTGCACCGACGACCCGCTTGTCTCTGGATTCTTTGTTCAGCCGTCGTACATCAACAGAACATTAATTTTGGAATAGTTTGCTCCTCCAATCCATGAAGAAAGAGGGAAATCCCATGACAGCACATCTTCCTGACAAAACTACCATCGGGCAGGTTTCACTAAAGGTTAGTAACCTGGAGCGCTCGATTCGATTTTATACCGAGGTCGTTGGCTTTCATTTGCTGCGTCAAACGGCGGATACTGCTGAGTTAACTGTGGACGGGGAGCATCCGCTGCTGACCCTGAAATATATTGAAAATGCAGTCATTCTTCCGCGCCAGTCCGCAGCCGGACTGTACCACTTTGCTATTCTTCTACCGAACCGTGTGGCTCTGGGGCTGTCTCTACGCAATCTGCTGGCTCATGAGATTGAAATCGGGCAGGGAGACCATGATGTAAGTGAAGCACTATATATCCATGATCCCGATCATAACGGGATTGAAATCTATGCAGATCGTCCTCGCGAGCAGTGGAAAAAGGATGCCAATGGATTTTATATCATGGGAACAGATCCCGTGGATGCGGAAGGCTTAGTAGCCATTTCCGAAAACATACCTTGGCAGGGACTGCCGCAGGGAACCGTAATTGGGCACGTTCACTTCCATGTGTCTAATTTGCTCAAGGCACAGCAATTTTATTGCGATGTGCTTGGGTTTGACATTACGTCCCGGTATGGCTCCTCGGCGATGTTCATCTCTGCAGGAGGTTACCACCACCATATGGGCTTGAATATATGGGCAGGGGAAGGCGCACCCCCAGCTCCTGAGAACGCAGCTGGACTGGATTATTTTGAATTGATTGTGCCGGATCAGAAAGAATTGGATACGATTGTCGCTCGTTTGGCGGCAGCGGGCTATGCCGTGCAAGAACGAGATGGTGCCAAGTATGTAGCTGACCCGTTCCGCATTAACATTAAACTGGTGAGCGGTCAGAACGCTTAATATATTGGAAACACAACAAACAGGGGATTCCCATAAGCCATTAGGCCGGAAATCCCCTGTTTTTGTATACTAAAACAAGCTCCAATCCAAATCCCGGGACATGGTCTCCAGCAAGTGTACACCCGCTGTACTGTTGCCCATACGGTTCAAGGAAGGTCCCACCAGTCCAATGCCATATCGTCCGGGCACCATCGTCATAATGCCGCCGGATACACCGCTTTTGGCGGGGAGTCCGACCTGAATGGCGAACTCTCCAGAGGCGTCATACATACCGCATGTTGTCATAAATGTTTTGGCAATCTGCACAAAGCGGCGGGGGATCAGGGGCACGCCTGTAACTGGGTCACGCCCATTGTAGGCGAGTACGAGTCCCATACGTGCCAAATCCGTACAGTTCAATTTTACAGCGCAATGTCTGAAATAAACCTCCAGTACGTCCTCGACACGGCCTCTTAGAATCCCTTTTTCCATCAGAAAATAAGCAAGGGAACGGTTCAGGTGGCCTGTGGCAGATTCCGAATCGTAGACATCCTGGTCATATTCCAGCGTGTCGTTGCAGGTAAGCAGACGGAAAAATTGCAGGACACGGGCAAACCTTTCCTCCGGGCTGTTTCCGCGGATCAAAGAAGAGACAGCGATTGCTCCAGCGTTAATGAGCGGATTAAACGGAATACCTGGCTCGACCAGTTCCAGCTTCAACATGGAATTAAAACGATCTCCCGTAGGCTCCATACCCACCTTGGAAAAGACAACGTCTTCTCCATTATCCATCAAGGCCAGGATGAGCGTGAATACCTTTGAGATGCTCTGCATCGTAAATTGGAGCTCCGTATCCCCGGCTACCACGGTCTCACCCGCACCGTTCATCACAACAACACCGAGCGCGTCTGCCGGTGCTTTGGACAATTCGGGAATATACGCCGCTACCTTGCCATGTATGTACTCATGACGGTTTTGCTCCACCCATTCCGGCAGTTTGGATTGTAGTCTCTGCCACTCCGATGTCATTTATTTTCCTCCAGTCAAGTAACCATCCTGTGGTAATGTTATTGTAGAGCAATAATTGATGACTATACACTTATTTTAAAGAAATTTTCGGTCGAAAGACAAGCGCTAATTGGATCAAATGAAGGAGGCAGATGACTTGTCATCTAACAATAAATCAAATTTTGATGAAGATTATAATGAGATATCAAATGGTGGAAGACTTAAAAACTTTGTACATAGTGTGCTGGAGCAGGCCATAGCCTTATCGGACAGAAATCCTGAATGGGCTAATTACATATTGGAGCAGTGGGCAAACAATGTGGAGGCAAGCCAAAATGAGCGTTTGGAGCATGAGCGCACTCGGGAAAGGCATATACACCTACTGTTCTCTCAGTCTGCAGCGGGCTCAATGAAGCAAGGCCTTTCGGGAGCAGGGTTGCGGTATGAGAGTAAGGTGCTGTGTTTTAATGATTTGTTTTCGATAGGGCCGTTGTGGAAGCTGGAAACACAAGAAGGACAAGAAAACCGTCACAGCTGGTTGGCTGAACGGATGGTTCATTATGAATCTTTCCATTACTCCAATTGGGAGCACCGTATTGAACAAATGATGGCTACTCTTAGTGAAATTTCTGATGATAAGTCAATCACGATCTGGTGTGGGTCTAATGCTCATGAGCAGATCGGATTACGGTTTGCATTATATGTTCTGCGAAAAAGGGCTACTCCTATTCGGGTCATCAATGTTACGGATGCCATGGAACGGGAGTCGAATGATCGTTTAAATGCTGATGCTGAGAATCCATTCCCTTTATCCATGAGTGTGGTGCATTCAAAAGAGATCGAAGGGCTCATTAAGGGAAATGAAGATAAAATTCATGTTGTAAGCATAGAAGACCGACGACGATACGAACAAGAGTGGCTGGAACTCAGTGAACAGGATAGTGTGCTGAGATTATGGGACAATGACCAAATCGTTCATGTTCCAGAAGATTACTTTGACCAGGCTTTGCTGGATATGATCGGCCAACTGCAGTTAGAGAATAATCAGCAATATGTAAACACCGGAAAAATAATTGGTGAGGCGTTAACACAATGGTCACAGCTAAGAAGCGACACCTTTTTGGAATATCGGATTCAATATTTAATCGCTCATGGCGAACTTGAATTTCTGGGGATGCCGGGAATGCTGCACCGCTATGCTGTTAAACTAAGTGGACTGTTATCACCTTTATCAGATTGACTACGGATTTTATGGACTGCTGTTGACGAAGCCGAATTTATATATTACCATGTTGATATTAACATCTTGTTTTTATCATAACGAAAATAGCCTATCCCCATATATGAACAGGAAGGTGACACCAGTGACAGAAAGATCAAAATACAATCCTAACGGCTTGACGGAGGAGCAATTTCTGGCCGCCTATGATGCAACTCAATACGAGCGCCCGTCAGTAACGGTAGATATGCTGCTTTTTACTGTAATGGATCAGCTCCAGCATAATTATCGCAAGCTGCCGGAGAAGACACTCCAGCTTCTTTTGATCCAAAGAGGGGAGCACCCATTCATAGGGCAATGGGCATTGCCGGGTGGTTTTGTAGGGATGGATGAAAGCCTGGAAGAAGCAGCACGACGCGAGCTTAAAACCGAAACGAATGTGGATCAGATTTATATGGAGCAGCTATACACCTGGGGAGATGTAGCACGTGATCCGCGTATGCGGGTCATCAGCTGCGCTTACATGGCATTGGTAGACCACGATTCTCTGGAGGTACAGGCTGGAGACGATGCAGCGGATGCCAGATGGTTTGAGCTGGATTACA
This DNA window, taken from Paenibacillus kribbensis, encodes the following:
- a CDS encoding potassium/proton antiporter, with protein sequence MEQTTVINFIVLLLSGLLLVGVLTTKFSSRFGMPALVLFIAVGMVLSQFIYFDNAFITQLVGILALIVILFEGGMQTKFADIKPVIRPALSLSTLGVMITTVVVGVCAKFILGVGWMESMLFGAIVGSTDAAAVFSVLGGKNIKKRITSTLEAESGSNDPMAVFLTVTLIELIHHPEQSIWIHILLFLWEMGFGLVIGFALGRLGVYAINKMNFESSGLYPVMALAFAVLTYAAASLLEASGLLAVYVMAIVLGNSDLTYKRSIIHFNNGFAWMVQIMMFVLLGLLVFPDQLLGIAWPSLALSVILMLIARPIGVFLSLLFSRYSVREKTLLSWAGLRGAVPIVLATYPLLDEMDVGPMFFNVVFFVVLTSAIIQGTTISWLAVKLGLMDPNETSSPSLLELVSLGKTTSEINHIQVQKGMSITGRAIQDMQLPDDILFTAIIRNEQIIAPRGTTVIEPGDTLYVLSPKLKRQQMKELFMLR
- a CDS encoding phosphodiester glycosidase family protein, producing MKPEILPQRAAARRQKNKKKKRKGRFGRFVLRLFIVFLLAGIGGGAWLFLTPSGKDMRYLAADTLITTQHRHWAKYFIGEAEAQKRVAEYSARFEQMGEEKDRHTIKLPLISTKLQQTPLVEVEEVSGRNYHGYVTIVHDPTKIRLGIPATVGRGERVSSMVERLGAVAGVNGGGFADPNWNGNGFKPIGVVISQGQLYYNDMGKNASAQIVGIDKQGKMIAGHYSLSELSKMNVQEAVTFQPRLIVNGKGLIRNASEGWGIAPRTAMGQRADGAIIFVTVDGRQPGYSIGANLYDMQNILLKHGAVIGANLDGGSSTVLVKDHAIVNKPSSEYGERYLPTAFLVFEHPETVSIPNIWAGLNPSDIDAAKKR
- a CDS encoding helix-turn-helix domain-containing protein, which gives rise to MGIGCNIRAARKRKNLSIQQICERTGLSQGFMSQVENNKTSPSIATLDSIANALKVPLAFLLLKEEERMQVIRKDERRKTVYGKSNLQVDHLGGQGNVKMMLVDMPPGSSTEEEHAHAGDEIHYILEGTVYVEQGEDSATLEAGDSFSWRAAIPHYAKNVGASNARVLISVFLEAENDA
- a CDS encoding DoxX family protein translates to MSSASRNISTIMRVALGILFLAHGIAKFQMGLGNVAGWFSSIGIPGFLGYVVAVIELVGGIALILGLFTRYVSGVFVILLIGAIFTAKLSGGLMGNGQGAGYELDIAFILVALHLVFAPTTRLSLDSLFSRRTSTEH
- a CDS encoding VOC family protein, which produces MTAHLPDKTTIGQVSLKVSNLERSIRFYTEVVGFHLLRQTADTAELTVDGEHPLLTLKYIENAVILPRQSAAGLYHFAILLPNRVALGLSLRNLLAHEIEIGQGDHDVSEALYIHDPDHNGIEIYADRPREQWKKDANGFYIMGTDPVDAEGLVAISENIPWQGLPQGTVIGHVHFHVSNLLKAQQFYCDVLGFDITSRYGSSAMFISAGGYHHHMGLNIWAGEGAPPAPENAAGLDYFELIVPDQKELDTIVARLAAAGYAVQERDGAKYVADPFRINIKLVSGQNA
- the glsA gene encoding glutaminase A → MTSEWQRLQSKLPEWVEQNRHEYIHGKVAAYIPELSKAPADALGVVVMNGAGETVVAGDTELQFTMQSISKVFTLILALMDNGEDVVFSKVGMEPTGDRFNSMLKLELVEPGIPFNPLINAGAIAVSSLIRGNSPEERFARVLQFFRLLTCNDTLEYDQDVYDSESATGHLNRSLAYFLMEKGILRGRVEDVLEVYFRHCAVKLNCTDLARMGLVLAYNGRDPVTGVPLIPRRFVQIAKTFMTTCGMYDASGEFAIQVGLPAKSGVSGGIMTMVPGRYGIGLVGPSLNRMGNSTAGVHLLETMSRDLDWSLF